From Enterococcus mediterraneensis, the proteins below share one genomic window:
- a CDS encoding HD domain-containing protein: MTIPYKYQLLPIEKVFRDPVHNYIHVQHQVILDLINSKEVQRLRRIKQLGTTSYTFHGAEHSRFSHSLGVYEISRRICDIFQRNFSREKIGAGGWDDQERLVTLCAALLHDVGHGAFSHTFEHIFQTNHEAITVEIITSPQTEVYQILNRVEEGFPEKVASVITKTYPNPQVVQMISSQIDADRMDYLLRDAYYTGTEYGTFDLTRILRVIRPYEGGIAFSMNGMHAVEDYIVSRYQMYVQVYFHAVSRSMEVLLEHLLNRAHELFQETPEIFEHHSQLMLPFLKQQFTLEDYLKLDDGVLTTYFIQWSEESDVVLSDLAKRWLNRKPLKSASFTGENQLPLIEKLRDLVERVGFNPKYYTAINSSYDLPYDFYRPELGKHRTQIELQQKDGSLLELSKVSQLVSALAGQEQIDQRFYFPKEMVDPSTQDNYDLFSDTYREFASHIHNGALVESTF, translated from the coding sequence ATGACGATACCTTATAAATACCAGCTGCTGCCGATCGAAAAAGTTTTCCGCGATCCAGTCCATAATTATATCCATGTCCAACACCAAGTGATTTTAGATCTGATCAATTCAAAAGAAGTCCAACGCTTACGTCGAATCAAACAACTAGGCACGACTTCTTATACATTTCACGGCGCGGAACACAGCCGTTTCTCCCATTCGTTAGGAGTTTATGAGATTTCCCGACGCATCTGCGATATTTTCCAGCGGAACTTTTCCCGCGAAAAAATCGGTGCTGGCGGTTGGGATGACCAAGAACGTCTGGTGACGCTTTGTGCAGCATTATTGCATGATGTGGGACATGGCGCGTTTTCCCATACCTTTGAGCACATTTTTCAAACCAATCATGAAGCCATCACGGTGGAGATCATCACGTCGCCGCAAACAGAAGTCTATCAAATCTTGAATCGGGTCGAAGAAGGCTTTCCTGAAAAAGTTGCCAGTGTGATCACGAAAACATATCCCAATCCTCAAGTCGTCCAAATGATCTCCAGCCAGATCGATGCGGATCGGATGGATTATCTGTTAAGAGATGCCTATTACACTGGTACTGAGTATGGAACGTTCGATCTAACTCGTATTTTGCGGGTGATCCGTCCCTATGAAGGCGGGATCGCATTTTCCATGAACGGGATGCATGCGGTAGAAGATTATATTGTCAGCCGCTATCAAATGTATGTACAAGTATATTTCCATGCGGTTTCCCGGAGTATGGAAGTCCTGTTGGAACATCTTTTGAATCGTGCTCATGAACTTTTCCAAGAAACACCGGAAATTTTTGAACATCATTCGCAACTGATGCTGCCATTTTTGAAGCAGCAATTCACATTGGAAGATTACCTGAAATTGGACGATGGCGTTCTAACGACCTATTTCATCCAATGGAGCGAAGAAAGTGATGTAGTGCTGAGCGACTTGGCAAAACGCTGGCTAAATCGCAAACCGTTGAAATCCGCATCCTTCACTGGTGAAAATCAGTTGCCGCTGATTGAAAAATTGCGGGATCTGGTAGAACGTGTCGGTTTCAATCCAAAATATTATACGGCGATCAACTCAAGCTATGATTTGCCTTATGATTTTTATCGCCCTGAATTAGGCAAACATCGGACCCAGATCGAATTGCAGCAAAAAGACGGCAGTCTGTTGGAACTTTCCAAGGTCAGCCAATTAGTCTCTGCACTCGCCGGACAAGAACAGATCGATCAGCGGTTTTACTTTCCAAAAGAAATGGTTGACCCTTCCACGCAAGACAATTATGATTTGTTTAGCGATACTTACCGAGAATTCGCCAGCCATATTCATAATGGCGCTTTAGTAGAATCCACATTTTAG
- the rpoE gene encoding DNA-directed RNA polymerase subunit delta has protein sequence MEINVFEGVNRSELSMIEVAHAILEQRSDVMEFSDLVNQIQTYLGKSDSEIRDSLAQFYTDLNIDGSFISLGDNRWGLRSWYAIDSIDEEVNHGIDEEDEDTPRKRKRKKVNAFISDDEDAIDYNDDDPEDTDLVDDDDDKELYDDDDDEDEEIAAYNSDLQEIGADDDTDDEEVVPGNIEEDLTIIDDEDDDFDDDEEEE, from the coding sequence TTGGAAATTAATGTTTTTGAAGGTGTCAATAGAAGCGAATTATCCATGATCGAAGTAGCTCATGCGATTTTAGAACAACGCAGCGATGTGATGGAATTTTCAGATTTGGTCAATCAGATCCAAACCTACTTAGGAAAATCAGATAGCGAAATCCGCGATTCTTTGGCACAATTTTATACTGACTTGAATATTGACGGCAGTTTTATTTCTCTAGGTGATAATCGTTGGGGCTTACGTTCGTGGTACGCGATCGACTCGATCGATGAGGAAGTCAATCATGGCATCGACGAAGAAGACGAAGATACACCACGCAAACGCAAACGTAAAAAAGTCAATGCCTTCATCAGTGACGACGAAGATGCGATCGACTATAACGATGATGATCCGGAAGATACCGATTTAGTAGATGACGATGATGATAAAGAATTGTATGATGACGATGATGACGAAGACGAAGAAATCGCGGCATACAACTCAGACTTGCAAGAAATCGGCGCTGACGATGATACCGATGATGAGGAAGTAGTTCCTGGAAACATCGAAGAAGATTTGACGATCATCGACGACGAAGATGATGATTTTGATGATGATGAAGAGGAAGAATAG
- a CDS encoding phosphoglycerate kinase: MAKKTVQDIDLKDKKVLVRVDFNVPLKDGVIGDDTRIKAALPTINYVLEQGGKAILFSHLGRVKTEEDKAGKSLAPVAKCLGELLGKEVTFVPETRGAELEKAVADMKAGDVVVFENTRFEDVDGKKESKNDPELGKYWASLGDVFVNDAFGTAHRAHASNVGIASTGIPTVAGFLMEKEIKFIGEAVENPKRPMIAILGGAKVSDKIGVIENLIPKADKILIGGGMTYTFYAAKGISIGKSLVESDKIELAKSLIEKAGDKLVLPIDNVCAPEFSNDAETKVIEGDIPEDLMALDIGPASVKLFADTLAGAKTVVWNGPMGVFEMSNFAKGTIGVCEAIANLEGATTIIGGGDSAAAAEQLGFADKFTHISTGGGASLELLEGKELPGLAAINDK, from the coding sequence ATGGCAAAAAAAACCGTTCAAGATATCGATTTAAAAGATAAAAAAGTCCTTGTCCGTGTTGACTTCAATGTTCCTTTGAAAGACGGCGTGATCGGTGACGATACACGTATCAAAGCTGCATTGCCAACAATCAACTACGTTTTAGAACAAGGCGGCAAAGCGATTTTGTTTTCACACTTAGGTCGTGTAAAAACAGAAGAAGATAAAGCCGGCAAATCATTAGCACCTGTTGCAAAATGCTTAGGCGAATTATTAGGAAAAGAAGTAACCTTCGTTCCTGAAACTCGCGGCGCAGAATTAGAAAAAGCAGTTGCTGACATGAAAGCAGGCGACGTTGTTGTCTTCGAAAATACTCGTTTTGAAGATGTAGACGGTAAAAAAGAAAGCAAAAATGATCCTGAGCTAGGCAAATACTGGGCTTCATTAGGCGATGTGTTCGTTAACGACGCATTCGGTACAGCTCACCGCGCCCATGCTTCAAACGTAGGAATCGCTTCAACTGGTATCCCAACAGTTGCTGGATTCTTGATGGAAAAAGAAATCAAATTCATCGGCGAAGCCGTTGAAAATCCTAAACGTCCAATGATCGCGATCCTTGGTGGCGCGAAAGTTTCTGACAAAATCGGCGTAATCGAAAACTTGATCCCTAAAGCAGACAAGATTTTGATCGGCGGCGGTATGACATATACTTTCTACGCAGCAAAAGGAATCAGCATCGGTAAATCATTAGTTGAATCAGACAAAATCGAATTAGCGAAAAGCTTGATTGAAAAAGCTGGCGACAAATTGGTATTACCAATCGACAACGTATGTGCACCAGAATTTTCAAACGATGCAGAAACAAAAGTCATCGAAGGCGATATTCCAGAAGACTTGATGGCATTAGATATCGGACCTGCTTCTGTTAAATTGTTTGCTGATACATTGGCAGGCGCTAAAACAGTTGTTTGGAACGGACCAATGGGCGTATTTGAAATGTCCAACTTTGCAAAAGGTACGATCGGCGTTTGTGAAGCAATCGCTAACCTTGAAGGCGCAACAACAATCATCGGCGGTGGCGATTCAGCTGCAGCTGCTGAACAATTAGGCTTTGCTGATAAATTCACGCATATCTCTACAGGTGGCGGTGCCAGCTTAGAATTGCTTGAAGGTAAAGAATTGCCTGGACTTGCAGCTATCAACGATAAATAA
- the eno gene encoding phosphopyruvate hydratase yields MSIITDVYAREVLDSRGNPTIEVEVYTESGAFGRGMVPSGASTGEYEAVELRDGDKARYGGKGVSKAVDNVNNIIAEAIVGYDVRDQMAIDKAMIALDGTPNKGKLGANAILGVSIAVARAAADYLEVPLYHYLGGFNTKVLPTPMMNIINGGSHADNSIDFQEFMIMPVGAPTFKEALRMGAEVFHALASILKGKGLATSVGDEGGFAPNLGSNEEGFEVIIEAIEKAGYVPGKDVVLAMDAASSEFYDKEKGVYVLADSGEGEKTTDEMIAFYEELVSKYPIISIEDGLDENDWEGTKKLTDRLGDKVQLVGDDLFVTNTAKLSKAIEKGVANSILIKVNQIGTLTETFEAIEMAKEAGYTAVVSHRSGETEDSTISDIAVATNAGQIKTGSLSRTDRIAKYNQLLRIEDQLGEVAEYKGIKSFYNIKNNPFAGK; encoded by the coding sequence ATGTCAATTATTACTGATGTTTACGCACGCGAAGTCCTTGATTCACGTGGTAACCCAACAATCGAAGTAGAAGTTTATACTGAATCAGGCGCATTCGGACGCGGAATGGTTCCTTCAGGTGCTTCAACTGGGGAATACGAAGCTGTTGAATTGCGTGACGGCGACAAAGCTCGTTATGGCGGTAAAGGTGTAAGCAAAGCTGTTGACAACGTAAACAACATCATCGCTGAAGCTATCGTCGGCTACGATGTTCGTGACCAAATGGCTATCGACAAAGCAATGATCGCTTTAGATGGTACTCCTAACAAAGGTAAATTAGGCGCAAACGCTATTCTTGGTGTTTCTATCGCTGTTGCTCGTGCAGCTGCTGACTATTTAGAAGTGCCTCTATATCACTACTTAGGCGGATTCAATACAAAAGTTTTACCAACACCAATGATGAACATCATCAACGGCGGATCACATGCCGATAACTCAATCGACTTCCAAGAATTCATGATCATGCCTGTTGGCGCACCAACATTCAAAGAAGCTCTACGTATGGGTGCTGAAGTATTCCACGCATTGGCTTCTATCTTAAAAGGCAAAGGCTTAGCTACTTCAGTTGGTGACGAAGGTGGTTTCGCTCCTAACTTAGGTTCAAACGAAGAAGGTTTCGAAGTAATCATCGAAGCTATCGAAAAAGCTGGCTATGTTCCTGGTAAAGATGTTGTTCTTGCTATGGATGCTGCTTCTTCAGAATTCTACGACAAAGAAAAAGGTGTTTACGTTTTAGCTGACTCAGGCGAAGGCGAAAAAACAACTGACGAAATGATCGCATTCTACGAAGAATTAGTTTCTAAATACCCAATCATCTCAATCGAAGACGGATTAGACGAAAACGACTGGGAAGGTACTAAGAAATTAACTGATCGTCTAGGCGACAAAGTTCAATTAGTTGGTGACGACTTGTTCGTAACAAACACTGCAAAATTATCAAAAGCTATCGAAAAAGGCGTAGCTAACTCTATCCTTATCAAAGTTAACCAAATCGGTACTTTGACAGAAACATTCGAAGCAATCGAAATGGCTAAAGAAGCTGGCTACACTGCAGTTGTATCTCACCGTTCAGGTGAAACAGAAGATTCAACAATCTCTGACATCGCAGTTGCTACAAACGCTGGCCAAATCAAAACAGGTTCTCTATCACGTACTGACCGTATTGCTAAATACAACCAATTACTACGTATCGAAGACCAATTAGGTGAAGTTGCAGAATACAAAGGAATCAAATCTTTCTACAACATCAAAAACAACCCATTCGCTGGTAAATAA
- a CDS encoding DUF1934 domain-containing protein, giving the protein MDITNGLPISIKLATKVRQHGETQDFIFDLQGQIVKMGDTLYIRYKEVQEDGEVPVTIKLLPDGTVHLTRAGDMRMRLKFVYQEKMETSYKTPYGMMFFSTFTKNLHVSLKERPTAGSLYIDYDLYMMDERIGEYQISLDFTA; this is encoded by the coding sequence ATGGATATAACAAACGGATTGCCGATTTCTATAAAATTAGCTACAAAAGTTCGGCAACACGGGGAAACGCAAGATTTTATTTTTGATCTGCAAGGACAAATCGTCAAAATGGGGGACACACTATATATCCGTTATAAAGAGGTCCAAGAAGATGGCGAAGTGCCGGTAACGATCAAATTGCTGCCTGATGGGACAGTTCATCTGACGCGTGCAGGAGATATGCGGATGCGTTTGAAGTTTGTTTATCAAGAAAAAATGGAAACTTCCTATAAAACGCCTTATGGCATGATGTTTTTCAGTACGTTTACTAAAAATCTCCACGTGAGTTTGAAAGAACGACCAACCGCAGGCAGCCTTTATATTGACTATGATCTTTATATGATGGATGAACGAATTGGCGAGTATCAAATTTCTTTGGATTTTACGGCATGA
- a CDS encoding lipoate--protein ligase family protein produces the protein MQPILIDQAPYTYKQAYSPFALTDLLIDNADRKQQSFLHFWQLEHTMILGMKDTRVEDLPAGVAHLVQADYPPVVRNSGGLGVIADSGILNISLVLPNPDKKWTTDQAYEQMLAFTKKALPELSIEAYEVSDSYCPGKYDFSVNGQKIAGTAQRRIKDGVAVMMYLSVNGDQIQRGKVVREFYRQSLPTTFGTNGYPPVRPESMTTVAACLDQNITVEEMKQRFLDALEITDAPLDSQKWIKNEDLSAIYIEKLNRMIQRNQVIKELIDDDTL, from the coding sequence ATGCAGCCAATTTTGATTGATCAAGCACCTTATACATATAAGCAGGCTTATAGTCCATTTGCTTTGACTGATCTGTTGATCGACAACGCGGATCGCAAGCAGCAGTCCTTCCTCCATTTTTGGCAATTGGAACACACAATGATTTTAGGGATGAAGGATACACGAGTCGAAGATCTTCCAGCAGGTGTAGCGCATCTGGTGCAAGCTGACTACCCGCCAGTTGTTCGTAATTCCGGCGGTCTGGGTGTGATTGCCGACAGCGGCATTTTGAATATCTCGCTTGTTCTGCCAAATCCTGATAAAAAATGGACCACAGACCAGGCTTACGAACAAATGCTTGCTTTTACGAAAAAAGCTTTACCTGAACTTTCGATCGAAGCCTATGAGGTTTCAGATTCCTATTGTCCCGGAAAATATGATTTCAGTGTGAATGGACAAAAAATCGCGGGAACTGCCCAGCGTCGGATCAAAGATGGTGTGGCTGTAATGATGTATCTAAGTGTCAACGGTGATCAGATTCAACGCGGAAAAGTCGTACGGGAATTTTACCGGCAGAGCCTGCCAACGACATTCGGCACAAACGGCTATCCCCCTGTCCGTCCCGAAAGTATGACCACTGTCGCCGCATGTTTGGATCAGAATATCACTGTTGAGGAAATGAAACAGCGTTTTTTAGATGCCTTGGAGATCACAGACGCCCCTCTTGATTCACAAAAATGGATCAAAAACGAAGATCTATCTGCCATCTATATAGAAAAACTGAACCGCATGATCCAAAGAAATCAAGTAATAAAGGAGCTTATTGATGACGATACCTTATAA
- a CDS encoding sugar-binding transcriptional regulator: MGRFKSMTDKKSPTEEFTMLDELKLIEAVAPDILSVLQERFKILRNIYWMQPIGRRNLAESLGMTERVLRTETDLLKRLQLIDSSKSGMALTKKGQEVYDALNKVMDQLFGMHQIEKKLTDYFGNERCLVAAGDSDQQSKVVDKFGAILNESLDLLLPEGENIIAVMGGTTMATVAENLTNLESKRRHNLFVPARGGIGEAVTVQANSVSAVMAMRTNGDHRALYVPEQLSSATYDSLLREPLIIEVLNLISEANCVIHSIGRALHMAARRKMSESEILMLKQNNAVGESFGYFFDETGKVVYKVPRIGLQLKDLQHIPIILAVAGGKSKAKAIHAYMKNAPKQTWLITDEAAANEILKGATL, from the coding sequence ATGGGTCGGTTTAAGTCTATGACGGACAAAAAAAGTCCCACGGAGGAGTTTACCATGCTTGATGAATTGAAATTGATTGAAGCAGTTGCTCCAGATATCCTTTCAGTATTACAAGAGCGCTTCAAGATCTTGCGTAATATTTACTGGATGCAGCCGATCGGACGGCGTAATTTAGCCGAAAGTCTAGGCATGACGGAACGCGTTTTGCGTACCGAAACTGATTTACTGAAAAGACTCCAATTGATCGATTCGTCAAAAAGCGGAATGGCATTGACAAAAAAAGGCCAGGAAGTTTATGACGCGTTGAATAAAGTAATGGATCAGCTTTTCGGCATGCATCAAATCGAAAAAAAATTGACGGATTACTTTGGCAACGAACGCTGTTTAGTCGCTGCCGGCGATAGCGATCAGCAAAGCAAAGTCGTTGATAAATTTGGCGCTATTCTTAATGAATCGCTGGATCTGCTGCTTCCTGAAGGTGAAAATATCATCGCTGTGATGGGCGGCACAACAATGGCGACAGTAGCTGAGAACTTGACTAATCTGGAAAGCAAGCGACGTCACAACTTATTCGTTCCTGCGCGAGGCGGGATCGGCGAGGCAGTGACCGTGCAAGCAAATTCAGTCAGTGCAGTTATGGCGATGCGGACAAACGGCGATCATCGGGCACTTTATGTTCCCGAACAATTAAGCTCTGCAACCTATGATTCACTTCTTCGAGAACCCTTGATCATTGAGGTGTTAAACTTGATAAGTGAAGCTAATTGTGTTATTCATAGTATTGGACGTGCTTTACACATGGCGGCTCGAAGAAAGATGTCTGAGAGCGAGATTTTGATGTTAAAGCAGAACAATGCGGTAGGGGAATCATTCGGCTACTTTTTCGATGAAACTGGAAAAGTTGTCTACAAAGTTCCGCGGATCGGTTTGCAGTTGAAAGATCTGCAACACATCCCTATAATTCTGGCAGTCGCTGGCGGGAAATCTAAAGCCAAAGCGATTCACGCCTATATGAAAAATGCTCCAAAACAAACGTGGCTCATCACTGATGAAGCTGCTGCTAATGAGATTTTAAAAGGGGCAACCCTTTAA
- the rpoN gene encoding RNA polymerase factor sigma-54 — MKFEQSFSQKQKQTQKLAMTQKLQQSIQVLQFSMDELVEFVETEALANPLIEISEPNYTLNYSKPRSSSGKEMEYLSQIPDNTVSLFEYLIDQIHLNYRDTYLRTLVLFLVEYIDLNGYLKISLEEASETTGATMVQMLDALTLIQQLDPAGVGARDLRESLMLQTERDDFAPVLTYIILEETFEELVQRKWDLIAKRFNITLHEIQQVFDYIQTLTPTPGAVFGSTEGLYIIPDLTVRISEGQIHLTSNRQGVPEIKFQHHYFEQMAQAKDPEVLKYLKEKQQDFEWLEKTIQQRGDTILRVGEAIIRHQQDFFFDKARPIKPLILKEVAEELGIHESTVSRAVNGKYLETDFGVFELKTFFSQKIASRTEDGEDLSTDSVKKRLKELVDQEDKRKPLSDQKLVELLKKEAIDISRRTVAKYRDALKIPSSSKRKRFD; from the coding sequence ATGAAATTTGAACAAAGTTTTTCACAAAAGCAAAAACAGACACAAAAATTGGCTATGACGCAGAAATTGCAGCAGTCGATCCAAGTGTTGCAATTCTCGATGGATGAATTAGTTGAATTTGTAGAAACAGAAGCACTAGCCAATCCATTGATTGAAATCTCGGAGCCTAATTACACATTGAATTATTCCAAGCCGCGCTCCTCTTCTGGAAAAGAGATGGAATATTTAAGTCAAATCCCTGATAACACCGTGTCGCTGTTTGAATATCTGATCGACCAGATCCATCTTAATTATCGAGATACATATTTGAGAACATTGGTATTGTTTTTGGTGGAATACATTGATTTAAACGGTTATTTGAAGATCTCGTTAGAAGAGGCTAGCGAAACGACCGGAGCTACGATGGTCCAAATGCTAGATGCATTGACATTGATCCAACAGTTAGATCCAGCAGGTGTGGGCGCCCGTGATCTGAGAGAAAGTTTGATGCTGCAAACGGAAAGAGATGATTTTGCTCCGGTGCTGACCTATATCATCTTGGAAGAAACTTTTGAAGAGCTGGTCCAGCGAAAATGGGATCTGATCGCTAAAAGATTCAACATCACGTTGCACGAGATCCAGCAAGTATTCGACTATATCCAAACATTGACACCAACTCCTGGAGCAGTATTCGGTTCTACGGAAGGACTGTATATCATTCCTGATTTGACGGTAAGGATCAGTGAGGGACAGATCCATTTGACCTCCAATCGCCAAGGTGTGCCGGAAATAAAATTTCAGCATCATTACTTCGAACAGATGGCACAAGCCAAAGATCCTGAAGTACTGAAATATTTAAAAGAGAAGCAGCAAGATTTTGAATGGCTTGAAAAAACGATCCAGCAACGCGGCGACACGATCTTGCGAGTGGGTGAAGCGATCATCCGCCACCAGCAAGACTTTTTCTTTGATAAAGCACGGCCTATAAAGCCTCTCATTTTAAAAGAAGTGGCAGAAGAGTTAGGAATCCATGAATCTACTGTCAGCCGGGCCGTCAATGGAAAATATCTGGAGACCGACTTTGGCGTGTTTGAATTAAAGACATTCTTTAGTCAGAAAATAGCCAGTCGTACAGAAGACGGCGAAGATCTATCGACTGATTCTGTAAAAAAACGATTGAAGGAATTGGTGGATCAAGAAGACAAACGCAAGCCGTTGTCAGATCAAAAGCTGGTAGAACTGCTGAAAAAAGAAGCAATCGACATTTCTCGACGGACCGTCGCCAAGTATCGTGATGCTTTGAAAATACCAAGTTCATCCAAACGGAAAAGATTTGATTGA
- the tpiA gene encoding triose-phosphate isomerase gives MRKPIIAGNWKMNKTAAEAKEFAEAVKTKIPGNDKVDSVIGSPALFLQTLVEAAKGTDLQISAQNSFWENEGAYTGETSPAALADLGVQYVIIGHSERREYFHETDEEINKKAKAIFANGMTPILCCGETLETYEAGKTAEWIEGQITAGLADLSAEQVSSMVIAYEPIWAIGTGKSADATIANDICGVVRQTVEKLYGKEVADKVRIQYGGSVKPENIAEYMAKENVDGALVGGASLQPDSFLALLDAVK, from the coding sequence ATGCGCAAACCAATCATTGCCGGTAACTGGAAAATGAATAAAACTGCAGCAGAAGCAAAAGAATTTGCTGAAGCAGTCAAAACAAAAATCCCTGGAAACGACAAAGTGGATTCAGTTATTGGTTCACCAGCGTTATTCTTACAAACATTAGTAGAAGCAGCAAAAGGAACAGATTTGCAAATTTCTGCTCAAAACAGCTTCTGGGAAAACGAAGGCGCCTATACAGGTGAAACTTCACCTGCAGCATTAGCTGATCTAGGTGTTCAATATGTGATCATCGGTCACTCAGAACGCCGTGAATATTTCCACGAAACAGACGAAGAAATCAACAAAAAAGCAAAAGCAATCTTCGCAAACGGTATGACTCCTATCCTTTGCTGTGGTGAAACTTTGGAAACTTATGAAGCAGGTAAAACTGCTGAATGGATCGAAGGACAAATCACTGCTGGTTTAGCTGACCTGTCTGCTGAACAAGTTTCAAGCATGGTTATCGCTTACGAACCAATCTGGGCAATCGGTACTGGTAAATCTGCTGATGCAACGATCGCTAATGATATTTGTGGTGTTGTTCGTCAAACAGTTGAAAAACTTTATGGCAAAGAAGTTGCTGACAAAGTACGTATCCAATACGGCGGTTCAGTAAAACCTGAAAATATTGCTGAGTATATGGCAAAAGAAAACGTTGACGGTGCTTTAGTCGGCGGTGCCAGCTTACAACCTGACTCTTTCTTAGCATTGTTAGATGCTGTAAAATAG
- the gap gene encoding type I glyceraldehyde-3-phosphate dehydrogenase → MTVKVGINGFGRIGRLAFRRIQDVEGIEVVAINDLTDANMLAHLLKYDTTQGRFNGTVEVHEGSFNVNGKEVKVLANRNPEELPWGELGVEIVLECTGFFTSKEKAELHLKAGAKRVVISAPGGNDVPTIVYNTNHETLTGEETVISGASCTTNCLAPMAKTLNDKFGIVEGLMTTIHAYTGDQMTLDGPHPKGDFRRARAAAANIVPNTTGAAKAIGLVIPELNGKLDGAAQRVPVATGSLTELVTVLDKEVTADEVNAAMKEASNESFGYNTDAIVSSDIVGMTYGSLFDETQTKVLTVGGKQLVKTVAWYDNEMSYTAQLVRTLEYFAKL, encoded by the coding sequence ATGACAGTTAAAGTAGGTATTAATGGATTCGGACGTATCGGACGCTTAGCATTCCGTCGTATCCAAGATGTAGAAGGAATCGAAGTAGTAGCGATCAACGACTTAACAGACGCTAACATGTTAGCTCACTTGTTAAAATATGATACAACTCAAGGTCGTTTCAACGGTACTGTAGAAGTTCACGAAGGTTCATTCAACGTTAACGGAAAAGAAGTTAAAGTTTTAGCTAACCGTAACCCTGAAGAATTACCTTGGGGCGAACTAGGTGTTGAAATCGTTCTTGAATGTACAGGTTTCTTCACATCTAAAGAAAAAGCTGAATTACACTTAAAAGCTGGTGCTAAACGTGTAGTTATCTCAGCTCCTGGTGGTAACGATGTACCAACAATCGTTTACAACACAAACCATGAAACTCTAACTGGTGAAGAAACAGTTATTTCTGGTGCTTCATGTACTACAAACTGTTTAGCTCCTATGGCAAAAACATTGAACGACAAATTCGGTATCGTTGAAGGGTTAATGACAACAATCCACGCTTACACAGGTGACCAAATGACTCTTGACGGACCTCATCCTAAAGGCGACTTCCGTCGTGCACGCGCTGCAGCAGCAAACATCGTGCCTAACACAACTGGTGCTGCTAAAGCTATCGGCTTAGTTATCCCAGAATTGAACGGTAAATTAGACGGAGCTGCTCAACGTGTTCCTGTTGCAACTGGTTCATTAACTGAATTAGTTACTGTTCTTGACAAAGAAGTAACAGCTGACGAAGTAAATGCAGCAATGAAAGAAGCTTCAAACGAATCATTCGGTTACAATACAGACGCTATCGTTTCTTCTGATATCGTAGGTATGACATATGGTTCATTGTTTGACGAAACTCAAACAAAAGTTCTTACAGTTGGCGGCAAACAACTTGTTAAAACAGTTGCTTGGTATGACAACGAAATGTCTTACACTGCTCAATTAGTACGTACCTTAGAATACTTCGCAAAATTATAA